One part of the Thermoanaerobacterium sp. CMT5567-10 genome encodes these proteins:
- a CDS encoding alpha-amylase family glycosyl hydrolase, with amino-acid sequence MKKTFKLLLVLVLSLTLVFGLTAPIQASPDTSVSNAVNYSTDVIYQIVTDRFLDDNTSNNPTGDLYDSTHTSLKKYFGGDWQGIINKINDGYLTDMGVTAIWISQPVENIYAILSDSTFGGSTSYHGYWSRDFKKTNPYFGSFTDFQNLINTAHAHNIKVIIDFAPNHTSPASETDSTYAENGKLYDNGTLLGGYTNDTNGYFHHYGGTDFSSYEDGIYRNLYDLADLDQQNSTIDSYLKAVIKLWLDKGIDGIRLDAVKHIPFGWQKNFMDTILSYRPVFTFGEWFLGTNEVDSNNTYFANESGMSLLDFRFAQKVRQVFRDNTDTMYGLDSMIQSTTADYNFINDTVTFIDNHDMDRFYTGSSTRPVEQALAFTLTSRGVPAIYYGTEQYMTGNGDPYNRAMMTSFSTTTTAYNVIKKLAPLRKSNPAIAYGTTIQRWLNNDVYIYERQFGNNVALIAINRNLSTSYNITGLYTALPAGTYTDVLGGLLNGNNISVASDGSVTPFTLGVGEVAVWQYVSSSNSPLIGHIGPTMTKAGQTITIDGRGFGTTAGQVLFGTTAGTIVSWEDTEVKVKVPSVTPGKYNITLKTSSSATSNTYNNINVLTGNQVCVRFVVNNASTVYGENVYLTGNVAELGSWDTSKAIGPIFNQVVYQYPMWYYDVSVPAGTTIQFKFIKKNGSTITWEGGSNHTYTVPSTGTGTVIVNWQP; translated from the coding sequence ATGAAAAAAACGTTTAAATTATTATTGGTGCTGGTGCTTTCGCTTACACTTGTTTTTGGATTAACAGCACCGATACAGGCATCTCCTGATACTTCGGTATCAAATGCTGTCAACTACTCGACGGATGTAATTTATCAGATAGTTACCGACCGATTTCTTGATGACAATACGAGCAATAATCCGACTGGAGATTTATATGACTCAACACATACAAGTTTGAAAAAGTACTTCGGTGGAGATTGGCAGGGTATCATTAATAAAATTAATGACGGTTACCTTACTGATATGGGTGTAACAGCAATTTGGATTTCTCAGCCTGTAGAAAACATTTACGCAATTTTATCAGATTCGACTTTTGGAGGAAGTACATCATATCATGGCTATTGGTCACGTGATTTTAAAAAGACAAATCCTTACTTTGGAAGCTTTACAGATTTTCAAAATTTAATTAATACAGCTCATGCACATAATATTAAAGTAATTATTGATTTCGCACCTAATCATACATCACCGGCATCGGAAACAGATTCGACTTATGCGGAGAATGGCAAATTATACGACAATGGAACATTACTTGGTGGCTATACAAATGACACAAACGGTTACTTCCATCATTATGGTGGAACCGATTTTTCATCTTATGAAGATGGTATCTATCGCAACTTATATGACCTGGCAGATTTAGATCAACAGAATAGTACAATTGATTCATATTTAAAAGCAGTAATTAAGCTATGGTTGGATAAAGGAATTGATGGTATACGCTTAGATGCTGTTAAACATATTCCGTTTGGCTGGCAGAAAAATTTCATGGACACTATATTAAGTTACAGACCAGTTTTCACGTTCGGTGAATGGTTCCTTGGCACAAACGAAGTTGATTCAAATAATACGTATTTTGCAAATGAAAGCGGCATGAGTCTTTTGGATTTTAGATTTGCTCAGAAAGTACGTCAGGTATTTAGAGACAATACCGATACTATGTATGGACTTGATTCAATGATTCAATCTACTACTGCTGATTATAACTTTATAAATGATACGGTTACATTTATTGATAATCATGACATGGACAGATTTTATACGGGTAGCAGTACTCGGCCTGTTGAGCAAGCGTTGGCATTTACTTTGACTTCACGTGGAGTTCCTGCTATTTATTATGGTACTGAGCAGTATATGACAGGCAATGGAGATCCTTACAACAGAGCTATGATGACATCGTTTAGTACAACGACCACAGCCTATAATGTTATTAAGAAACTTGCTCCGTTACGCAAATCCAACCCCGCAATTGCTTACGGTACTACCATACAGCGCTGGTTAAATAATGATGTTTATATTTATGAAAGACAATTTGGAAATAACGTTGCGCTTATTGCTATTAATCGAAATCTTTCGACGAGCTATAATATTACAGGATTGTATACAGCTCTTCCGGCTGGTACATATACTGATGTTCTTGGTGGTCTGCTAAATGGTAACAACATTTCGGTTGCAAGTGATGGCTCTGTAACACCATTCACACTTGGTGTTGGCGAGGTTGCAGTGTGGCAGTATGTAAGCTCAAGTAATTCTCCGCTGATAGGACATATTGGCCCAACAATGACAAAAGCGGGACAGACCATTACTATAGATGGAAGAGGATTTGGCACGACAGCAGGTCAGGTTTTATTCGGAACAACTGCGGGTACTATTGTATCATGGGAAGATACGGAAGTAAAAGTAAAAGTTCCTTCAGTTACACCTGGTAAATATAATATAACGTTAAAAACTTCTAGTAGTGCTACAAGCAATACTTATAATAATATTAATGTTTTAACAGGAAATCAAGTATGTGTAAGATTTGTTGTCAATAATGCAAGTACTGTGTATGGAGAAAATGTGTATCTTACAGGCAATGTAGCTGAGCTTGGCAGCTGGGATACATCAAAAGCTATTGGGCCGATATTTAATCAGGTTGTATATCAATATCCTATGTGGTATTACGATGTGAGCGTACCAGCGGGTACAACAATACAGTTTAAATTTATCAAGAAAAATGGGAGTACAATAACATGGGAAGGTGGAAGTAATCACACATATACGGTTCCATCTACTGGAACGGGTACTGTAATTGTAAATTGGCAGCCTTAA
- a CDS encoding carbohydrate ABC transporter permease, with translation MRKINIHKYILTIFGILLSLIWISPFYIILVNSFKTKKELFINTLSLPKSLLLDNYKIAAANLNLSEAFSNSLLITILSILIIAIFSSMTAYALQRIKRRSSTLIYMIFTLAMLIPFQAVMIPLVAEFGRFHMLSKSGLIIMYLGFGSSLGVFLYYGALKGIPRSIDEAALIDGCSRFRIYWNIILPLLSPTTITLAVLDIMWIWNDYLLPSLVINKVGSRTLPLMIFYFFSQYTKQWNLGMAGLTIAILPVLIFYFLAQRKLVTAIIAGAVKQ, from the coding sequence ATGAGGAAAATAAATATTCATAAATATATATTAACAATATTTGGCATTTTATTATCTTTGATTTGGATTTCACCATTTTATATAATTCTTGTTAATTCATTTAAAACGAAAAAAGAGCTATTTATTAATACCCTTTCTTTACCTAAAAGTTTATTATTGGACAACTATAAAATAGCAGCTGCAAATTTGAATTTAAGTGAGGCATTTTCTAATTCTCTATTGATTACTATTTTAAGCATTTTAATAATTGCTATATTTTCTTCGATGACGGCATATGCTTTACAGCGAATAAAAAGAAGGAGCAGTACTTTAATATATATGATTTTTACACTTGCTATGCTTATTCCGTTTCAGGCAGTAATGATACCACTTGTTGCAGAATTTGGTAGATTTCATATGCTGTCAAAGTCTGGGCTTATAATAATGTATTTAGGCTTTGGTTCTAGCCTTGGCGTTTTCCTTTATTATGGCGCTCTAAAAGGAATACCAAGGTCGATTGATGAAGCTGCACTTATTGATGGTTGCAGTAGATTTAGAATATATTGGAATATTATTTTACCTTTATTAAGTCCAACGACTATTACCCTGGCTGTCTTAGATATAATGTGGATATGGAATGACTACCTGCTACCGTCATTAGTAATAAATAAGGTGGGATCAAGAACGCTTCCGCTTATGATATTTTACTTTTTCAGCCAATATACGAAACAATGGAATCTTGGTATGGCAGGGCTTACAATAGCAATTTTGCCGGTTTTGATATTCTACTTCTTGGCGCAGAGGAAATTAGTTACGGCTATAATTGCAGGTGCTGTGAAACAATAA
- a CDS encoding carbohydrate ABC transporter permease yields MVKKAKFLKSGIWYWLFIAPTLLSLIIVVLIPFIIGIYYSFTDWNGINQPLFIGLKNFIMLKNDYAFWNSILFTAKFSIACIIIINIIGLGFAMLVTRKISGRNLMRTAFYLPNLIGGLILGFIWNFIFVDVFQSIANVTHIGWLNGWLSTTNTGFWGLVIVTSWQMIGYVMVIYIAYIESVPTELIEASKIDGANSWQQFKNVIFPLISPAFTISLFITLSNSFKLFDQNLSLTAGAPGNTTQMITLNIYQTAFSAQEMALGQAKAVVMFVIIAIISIVQVYFTQKREVEM; encoded by the coding sequence ATGGTTAAGAAAGCTAAATTTTTAAAAAGTGGAATTTGGTACTGGCTATTTATAGCACCTACTCTTTTATCACTGATTATTGTCGTATTAATACCATTTATTATTGGAATATACTATTCTTTTACGGATTGGAATGGAATAAATCAGCCATTATTTATTGGCCTTAAGAATTTTATTATGCTGAAAAATGATTACGCTTTTTGGAATTCAATATTATTTACTGCGAAGTTTTCTATAGCATGTATAATAATAATAAACATTATAGGATTAGGTTTTGCAATGTTAGTTACAAGAAAAATTTCTGGTAGAAATTTAATGCGTACGGCTTTTTATTTACCAAACCTAATAGGAGGGCTTATATTAGGATTTATATGGAATTTCATTTTTGTAGATGTATTTCAGTCGATAGCTAACGTTACTCATATAGGTTGGCTTAATGGATGGCTGTCTACTACTAACACTGGATTTTGGGGTTTAGTTATAGTGACTTCGTGGCAAATGATCGGATATGTTATGGTAATTTATATAGCATATATAGAAAGTGTTCCAACCGAGTTAATTGAAGCATCAAAGATTGATGGTGCAAATTCTTGGCAGCAGTTCAAAAATGTTATATTTCCATTAATATCTCCAGCATTTACTATAAGCCTATTTATTACACTATCGAATTCTTTTAAGCTTTTTGATCAGAATCTTTCACTTACTGCAGGTGCACCGGGAAATACGACGCAGATGATTACGCTTAATATATACCAGACGGCATTTTCAGCACAAGAAATGGCTTTAGGCCAAGCAAAAGCAGTAGTTATGTTTGTAATAATTGCGATTATTTCAATTGTACAGGTTTATTTTACTCAAAAAAGAGAGGTTGAGATGTAA
- a CDS encoding ABC transporter substrate-binding protein has protein sequence MSRSGKGIALLLVLLMAFSVLISGCGSKSTDQNNTSQSKTETTNKSVTLDIFQFKVEIKDALQNAINTYMKENPNVKINLETVGGGQDYGAALKAKFNSGSEPAIFNVGGPQDVATWKPKLADLSDTKAAKEAINGTLTGVTQDGKIYGLPFDLEGYGLIYNKQIFNKAGIDPSSIKTFDALVNAVKTLDSKKKELGIEAVFAFPAKETWVTGLHLSNAFLSPEFDGDVTKAFNAKTVEFKYADAMKQMIDLQNKYSVQPTASLDYSTQVEKLFGTGKVAMIQQGNWVYPTLESLDKNFAENDIGMLPYPVPGYKEDSYPEGVPMYWAVNSNKPAEVQKAAKDFLDWLYTSDEGKKIVTQQFKFVPAYNGYSADSISDPLGMQLFVAASQGKTYGWVFMGYPNNWGQNVLGADIQLYVNGSLDWNKLIDHTKQAWADARK, from the coding sequence ATGAGTCGTTCTGGCAAAGGAATAGCTTTGCTCTTAGTACTTCTAATGGCTTTTTCAGTATTGATTTCTGGGTGCGGAAGTAAGTCAACAGATCAGAATAATACAAGTCAAAGTAAGACAGAGACAACAAACAAATCTGTCACATTAGATATTTTCCAATTTAAAGTTGAAATAAAAGATGCTCTTCAAAATGCAATAAACACATACATGAAGGAAAATCCAAACGTTAAAATCAATTTAGAAACAGTAGGTGGCGGACAAGATTACGGTGCAGCACTTAAAGCAAAATTTAATTCTGGCTCAGAGCCTGCAATATTTAACGTAGGTGGTCCACAAGATGTTGCAACTTGGAAACCGAAGTTAGCAGATTTATCAGATACAAAAGCTGCAAAAGAGGCAATTAATGGTACTCTTACTGGCGTTACACAGGATGGAAAGATTTATGGATTACCTTTTGACCTTGAAGGTTATGGGTTAATTTATAATAAACAAATATTTAATAAAGCGGGAATAGATCCATCTAGCATAAAGACATTTGATGCATTAGTAAATGCTGTAAAGACGCTTGATTCAAAGAAAAAAGAATTAGGTATAGAGGCAGTTTTCGCTTTCCCAGCTAAAGAGACATGGGTAACAGGCTTACATTTGTCAAATGCATTTTTATCACCTGAATTTGATGGAGACGTCACGAAAGCATTTAATGCGAAAACGGTAGAATTCAAATATGCAGATGCAATGAAGCAAATGATAGATTTGCAAAATAAATACTCAGTACAGCCTACAGCAAGCCTTGATTATAGCACACAGGTTGAAAAACTTTTTGGCACTGGTAAAGTTGCAATGATTCAGCAAGGCAACTGGGTATACCCGACGTTAGAATCACTTGATAAAAATTTTGCAGAAAACGATATAGGAATGCTGCCGTATCCAGTTCCAGGATATAAAGAGGACAGCTATCCGGAAGGTGTTCCAATGTATTGGGCAGTAAACAGCAATAAACCAGCTGAAGTTCAAAAAGCTGCTAAGGATTTCTTAGATTGGTTGTATACTTCAGATGAAGGCAAGAAAATAGTTACACAGCAGTTCAAATTTGTTCCGGCATACAATGGGTATAGCGCTGATAGCATATCAGATCCATTAGGAATGCAGTTATTTGTGGCTGCTAGTCAAGGAAAGACATATGGATGGGTATTTATGGGCTATCCTAATAACTGGGGTCAAAACGTACTTGGTGCAGATATACAACTATACGTAAATGGTTCTCTCGATTGGAATAAATTAATTGATCATACTAAACAAGCTTGGGCAGATGCACGAAAATAA